In the Kaistia algarum genome, one interval contains:
- a CDS encoding potassium channel family protein, whose amino-acid sequence MLETRSESDGGAGFAKRARWRRRLRELYVGTDTRATRFQWALASIDLVIIGFFVLSPVLQEWRAFLWVDYAIALLLAADFSARAAATTNLGRWLRQPVVWVDLVVLATLLAPLWLANLGFLRILRLWSLSQKSLFWRSLRRHGYQEWEDVGRAGINLVTCLFVITGFVYTVFAGPGSGIGGWIDALYFTVATVTTTGFGDITLPGTAGKLTSIVTMIVGISLFVRLAQALFRPYKVSFRCPQCALLRHEPDAVHCKACGHLLAIPDSGGG is encoded by the coding sequence ATTCTCGAGACCCGATCCGAGTCTGACGGCGGTGCCGGGTTCGCCAAGCGGGCGCGGTGGCGCAGGCGGCTCCGCGAGCTTTATGTCGGGACTGACACGCGGGCGACACGATTTCAGTGGGCCTTGGCCAGCATCGATTTGGTTATTATCGGGTTCTTTGTCCTAAGCCCCGTGCTTCAGGAATGGCGGGCCTTCCTTTGGGTAGATTATGCGATTGCGCTACTGCTCGCCGCCGACTTCTCGGCACGAGCGGCCGCCACCACCAATCTCGGGCGCTGGCTTCGGCAGCCGGTCGTGTGGGTCGATCTGGTCGTCCTCGCCACACTCCTGGCACCGCTATGGCTCGCCAATCTGGGCTTCCTGCGCATCCTCCGTCTTTGGTCCTTGTCTCAAAAGAGCCTGTTCTGGCGCTCGCTCCGACGGCACGGCTATCAGGAGTGGGAGGATGTTGGCCGCGCGGGGATCAACCTGGTTACCTGCCTTTTTGTCATCACCGGCTTCGTCTATACCGTTTTCGCTGGGCCTGGCTCCGGTATCGGTGGATGGATCGACGCCCTTTATTTCACAGTCGCCACGGTTACGACGACGGGGTTCGGCGATATTACGCTCCCGGGTACTGCCGGTAAGCTGACCTCGATCGTGACGATGATCGTTGGTATTTCGCTTTTTGTCCGGCTCGCCCAAGCCTTGTTCCGGCCCTACAAGGTATCCTTCCGCTGTCCGCAATGCGCACTGCTGCGTCACGAGCCAGACGCCGTCCACTGCAAGGCTTGCGGGCATCTCCTCGCTATCCCCGACTCCGGCGGCGGATGA
- a CDS encoding DUF2924 domain-containing protein, with product MAANALGREGFRQYRENDAAGGRSATFGHRYQELEHGGLAKVTARKPRTVAGAAAEAASKEDAASSSDDASENRRSKSPRPALLPGAPPIREWHGKTHSVTVTDAGFNYAGNSYRSLTEIAREITGTHWSGPRFFGLGAAGRKDGSARSDHRRDAVQRGPANSRRQSRRQNRERVSFSRLGWDSH from the coding sequence GTGGCTGCCAACGCTTTGGGGAGAGAGGGGTTCCGGCAATATCGGGAAAACGATGCGGCCGGCGGTAGGTCGGCAACGTTCGGCCATCGCTACCAGGAACTGGAGCATGGCGGCCTCGCCAAGGTGACGGCGAGGAAGCCGCGCACTGTGGCCGGAGCCGCGGCCGAGGCAGCCTCGAAGGAGGATGCGGCATCGTCGAGTGACGATGCTTCGGAGAACCGTCGAAGCAAATCCCCTCGACCCGCGCTGTTGCCCGGCGCGCCGCCGATCCGCGAATGGCATGGCAAGACCCATAGCGTCACCGTCACCGATGCAGGCTTCAACTATGCGGGCAATAGCTACCGATCGCTGACCGAGATCGCCCGCGAGATCACCGGCACGCATTGGTCCGGCCCACGGTTCTTCGGTCTCGGTGCTGCGGGTCGGAAGGACGGGTCAGCACGATCCGATCATCGACGAGACGCTGTTCAACGCGGTCCAGCAAACTCTCGCCGCCAATCGCGTCGGCAGAATCGCGAGAGAGTGTCTTTCTCTCGGCTCGGATGGGACTCCCACTAA
- a CDS encoding SDR family oxidoreductase: MPERPKMQDPRTQYPKPPFPTQPQRMPGLAGKMDPHPDHGEDSYVGSGKLEGRRALITGGDSGIGRAAAIAFAREGADVAIAYLPEEQSDADEVLALIRREGRKAVGLAGDVKDQSWCNELVKRTLAELGGVDILVINAARQQYRETLEDVSTYDFDKTMKTNLYALHWIAKMATPHMPPGASVITTASIQAYEPSPILLDYATTKAGIVAYTKALAKQLIEKGIRVNAVAPGPVWTVLQPSGGQPDEKVREFGKDSDFGRPAQPAELAPIYVLLASQDGSFLNGEVFGVTGGKGIA, encoded by the coding sequence ATGCCCGAACGCCCCAAGATGCAGGATCCTCGCACGCAATATCCGAAGCCGCCATTTCCGACGCAGCCGCAACGGATGCCGGGGCTGGCAGGAAAGATGGACCCGCACCCAGATCATGGCGAAGACAGCTATGTCGGCTCTGGTAAGCTTGAGGGCCGCAGGGCACTGATTACGGGCGGCGATTCAGGAATCGGGCGCGCCGCCGCAATCGCCTTTGCGCGGGAAGGCGCTGATGTCGCCATCGCTTACCTCCCGGAGGAACAGTCTGACGCCGACGAGGTCCTGGCCCTGATCCGCCGCGAAGGTCGGAAGGCCGTCGGCCTCGCTGGCGATGTGAAGGACCAGTCCTGGTGCAATGAGTTGGTGAAGCGCACGCTGGCGGAGCTGGGCGGCGTCGACATTCTGGTGATCAACGCGGCGCGCCAACAGTATCGGGAGACGCTGGAAGACGTGTCGACCTATGATTTCGACAAGACGATGAAGACCAATCTCTACGCGCTCCATTGGATCGCGAAGATGGCCACCCCGCATATGCCGCCTGGCGCGTCGGTCATTACGACAGCGTCGATCCAGGCCTATGAGCCCTCGCCGATCCTGCTCGATTACGCCACCACCAAAGCAGGCATCGTTGCCTACACGAAGGCGCTGGCCAAGCAGCTCATCGAGAAGGGCATCCGGGTGAATGCAGTAGCGCCCGGCCCGGTCTGGACGGTCCTGCAGCCGAGCGGCGGTCAGCCGGACGAGAAAGTTAGGGAATTCGGCAAGGACAGCGACTTTGGTCGTCCCGCTCAGCCCGCCGAACTCGCGCCCATCTATGTGCTGCTGGCTTCCCAGGACGGAAGCTTCCTGAACGGAGAGGTTTTCGGGGTCACCGGCGGGAAAGGAATTGCCTGA
- a CDS encoding plasmid stabilization protein, whose protein sequence is MSRGDKSKYTDKQERKADHIAEGYEKRGVSEPEAVRRAWATVNKDDGGGKAPGGSGRGKDTGHPAAHEGGEKGGKAAASRPAAERSASARKAAATRKRNEAAASHS, encoded by the coding sequence ATGTCGAGAGGTGACAAGTCCAAATATACCGACAAGCAGGAACGCAAGGCCGACCATATCGCCGAAGGCTATGAGAAGCGCGGCGTTTCGGAACCGGAAGCCGTGCGTCGGGCCTGGGCCACGGTCAACAAAGACGATGGCGGCGGCAAGGCTCCCGGCGGCTCTGGCCGCGGCAAGGATACCGGCCATCCGGCGGCCCATGAGGGTGGCGAGAAGGGTGGCAAGGCGGCGGCATCACGGCCGGCTGCCGAGCGCTCGGCGTCTGCCCGGAAGGCGGCTGCGACGCGCAAGCGGAACGAAGCCGCCGCCTCGCATAGCTGA
- a CDS encoding DUF2934 domain-containing protein, with translation MDASREEIERKAYEIWDAEGRPQGLHEIHWSRAEEMLVGLTEPAGSPERPQPGQPATAPNQDTSLGPDEDLPIGRVPDTGD, from the coding sequence ATGGATGCAAGCAGAGAGGAGATTGAGCGCAAGGCCTATGAAATCTGGGACGCCGAAGGGCGCCCCCAAGGCCTCCATGAAATCCACTGGTCGAGGGCCGAGGAGATGCTCGTTGGTCTCACTGAACCCGCGGGCAGCCCGGAGCGTCCGCAGCCGGGCCAACCCGCAACGGCCCCCAATCAGGACACGTCGCTCGGTCCGGACGAGGATCTGCCCATCGGGCGAGTACCGGACACCGGCGACTAG
- a CDS encoding alpha-amylase family glycosyl hydrolase, producing MRTDFSEAAADLSTAHRRSAPDYRFGPRIEPDGVRFRLWAPTAEAIRLVLPDRDAIAMESVGDGWFETIVDDVEPGQRYRFATGESLFPDPASRQQDTDVDSWSVLVAPFAPPSPRSRRAWHEVVLAELHVGTATPEGTFRALAEKLPHFVEAGYTAIELMPIGDFPGSINWGYDGVLPFAPEAGYGTPADLRDLVDRAHSLGLAVLLDVVYNHFGPVENHLPLYANAFFDDHEMTPWGPAVNLADPTVRRFFLENVQLWLADYDFDGLRFDAVHEYRTSGAPEFKRELAAAARAIKPDALLVLENLGYEADLVRRGEDGRPLLFDAHWNDDVHHALHVLTTEQSGGYYGAFAAAPMARVRQALSHGVPGRSAETASQGDDAHLPPETFVSFIQNHDQIGNQADGRRLATDLDAERLDFLHFVIMLSPQIPMFFMGEEAHMRAPFPFFGDLKGHLVDEIREGRIQQTQAFFGDMAGDLELPDPVSADTMAMAKLDWFEFGQPERREALARFQELGRLRAEHILPLTAGRYAGSEAIENATSLAIRWRYETGTLVLAMNPSPQAGSIDIDALPPFATTGEVTLAPDRLNFSPWSASAWVEPAAEPNAS from the coding sequence ATGAGAACCGACTTTTCTGAAGCAGCCGCCGACCTGTCGACGGCGCATCGACGAAGCGCGCCGGACTATCGCTTCGGTCCCCGGATCGAACCTGACGGCGTTCGCTTTCGCCTCTGGGCGCCGACCGCCGAAGCGATCCGGCTGGTCCTTCCCGACCGCGACGCTATCGCCATGGAAAGCGTCGGCGACGGGTGGTTCGAGACAATCGTCGACGACGTCGAGCCGGGTCAGCGCTACCGCTTCGCCACCGGCGAGTCCCTTTTTCCCGACCCTGCCTCCCGCCAACAGGATACCGATGTCGATAGCTGGAGCGTGCTCGTCGCGCCCTTCGCGCCGCCCTCGCCGCGATCGCGCCGCGCTTGGCATGAAGTGGTCCTTGCGGAACTCCATGTCGGGACGGCGACGCCGGAGGGAACATTTCGCGCCCTGGCGGAAAAGCTGCCGCATTTCGTCGAAGCGGGCTACACCGCCATCGAATTGATGCCGATAGGCGATTTTCCCGGGAGCATCAACTGGGGCTATGACGGCGTCCTGCCCTTTGCGCCCGAAGCCGGCTACGGCACGCCTGCGGACCTGCGCGATCTGGTCGACCGGGCCCATTCACTCGGCCTCGCCGTGCTGCTCGACGTGGTCTACAACCATTTCGGACCGGTCGAGAACCACCTCCCCCTCTACGCCAACGCCTTCTTCGACGACCACGAGATGACGCCCTGGGGGCCGGCGGTCAATCTGGCCGATCCGACCGTGCGGCGGTTCTTCCTGGAGAATGTCCAGCTCTGGCTCGCCGACTATGATTTCGACGGCCTTCGCTTCGATGCGGTCCACGAATATCGCACCAGCGGTGCGCCTGAGTTCAAGCGGGAACTGGCGGCCGCTGCACGCGCCATCAAGCCGGACGCGCTCCTCGTGCTCGAAAATCTCGGCTATGAGGCCGACCTCGTGCGACGCGGCGAGGACGGTCGCCCCCTGCTCTTCGACGCGCATTGGAACGACGATGTCCACCATGCGCTGCATGTGCTGACCACCGAACAGAGCGGCGGCTACTATGGCGCCTTCGCAGCCGCGCCGATGGCGCGCGTCCGCCAGGCGCTGTCCCACGGCGTGCCCGGCCGCAGCGCGGAGACGGCGAGCCAGGGCGACGACGCCCATCTGCCGCCCGAGACCTTCGTGTCGTTCATCCAGAACCATGACCAGATCGGCAACCAGGCCGACGGTCGCCGGCTCGCCACCGATCTCGACGCTGAGCGGCTCGACTTCCTGCACTTCGTGATCATGCTCTCGCCGCAGATCCCCATGTTCTTCATGGGCGAGGAAGCGCATATGCGCGCGCCCTTTCCCTTCTTCGGCGATCTCAAGGGGCATCTGGTCGACGAGATCCGCGAAGGGCGGATCCAGCAGACGCAGGCCTTCTTCGGCGATATGGCCGGTGATTTGGAACTGCCCGACCCCGTTTCCGCCGATACGATGGCAATGGCCAAACTCGACTGGTTCGAGTTCGGTCAGCCCGAAAGGCGGGAGGCGCTCGCGCGCTTCCAGGAGCTTGGCCGATTGCGCGCCGAGCATATCCTGCCATTGACGGCGGGCCGCTATGCCGGTTCGGAAGCGATCGAGAACGCGACAAGCCTGGCCATACGGTGGCGCTATGAGACGGGCACCCTCGTTCTCGCCATGAATCCTTCGCCGCAGGCGGGCTCGATCGATATCGACGCGCTGCCGCCCTTTGCAACCACCGGCGAGGTAACGCTCGCGCCTGACCGGCTCAACTTTTCGCCATGGTCCGCATCGGCTTGGGTCGAGCCGGCTGCGGAACCGAACGCGTCTTGA